In the Artemia franciscana chromosome 1, ASM3288406v1, whole genome shotgun sequence genome, one interval contains:
- the LOC136026226 gene encoding large ribosomal subunit protein mL65-like, with translation MLTSRGRILLKPNGLPKLGCMESTSTPEPSPVYPEIRDISFRGRARLRAEAFANLVREKSSYEEKMMEINMPRIYGWTTYIIRPTKIVYNSEKFYKKITRTGMIQTENIPLHSHLDAINDLEKIKVRVIDTLEAELDYLKSVPLAERLPTEKDENLRTSKYIASVLSRALMLSAAEHDVDQVDIEEEPRCDTFWLVGGFHPPPIVKKCRTKYSPEWLRKEIDENEPVAFRFQYLGEPLIQLQSKHPLANSVGRDSAIAQEIEVPYCPYHPSSFELMKCRYYGTNVNATWPHASDKTFTTLSWLPFSCAYGKSGKNDIKEFSDNLAVVHGFGSMLAQACKLGFSPVNKITYPMTTQVIVGDGQYLSFYQYQLNTNVLDPLLLEENDPKNICWSTPMHRLYECVENGRIKGLDENVLLMLVNAFRVKSVQAHQELSPYFGDVKYISDLPDDEKRKSILSDFKEMYSNRPQHRRKRPEIYDWERIYKIYFETRPQDARRKWWAKDERISHQRYDIIRPRYVPRDMRDPPKRSRRGKGVVKVIDE, from the coding sequence ATGCTAACATCAAGAGGACGAATTCTATTGAAGCCTAATGGCTTACCAAAACTGGGTTGTATGGAGAGCACATCAACCCCAGAGCCATCGCCAGTTTATCCAGAAATTCGCGATATCTCTTTCAGAGGCAGGGCCAGATTACGTGCAGAAGCTTTTGCAAATTTAGTAAGAGAAAAATCatcatatgaagaaaaaatgatggAAATAAATATGCCAAGAATTTATGGATGGACCACCTATATTATAAGGCCAACAAAAATAGTctataattcagaaaaattctaTAAGAAAATAACAAGGACAGGAATGATTCAAACCGAGAATATTCCCCTACATTCACACCTTGATGCTATCAACGACCTTGAAAAGATAAAAGTGCGTGTTATTGATACCCTTGAGGCGGAGCTTGATTATCTTAAATCAGTCCCATTGGCCGAAAGATTACCTACTGAAAAAGACGAAAATTTGCGAACTTCTAAATATATTGCTTCAGTTTTATCTCGAGCTCTAATGTTGTCTGCTGCTGAACATGACGTTGATCAAGTTGACATTGAAGAAGAGCCTCGTTGTGATACCTTTTGGTTAGTAGGTGGTTTTCACCCACCACCAATTGTTAAAAAATGTCGTACAAAGTATTCACCTGAATGGCTAAGAAAAGAAATAGACGAAAATGAACCCGTTGCTTTTAGATTCCAGTACCTAGGAGAGCCCCTTATTCAGCTACAATCAAAGCACCCCCTTGCTAATAGTGTTGGTCGTGATTCTGCAATCGCACAAGAAATAGAAGTACCATATTGCCCTTACCACCCTTCAAGCTTTGAATTAATGAAATGCAGATATTACGGAACTAACGTTAACGCAACTTGGCCACACGCAAGTGATAAAACGTTTACTACTTTATCATGGTTGCCCTTTTCTTGTGCTTATGGAAAAAGTGGCAAAAATGACATCAAGGAGTTTAGTGATAACTTGGCAGTTGTGCATGGTTTTGGGTCAATGCTTGCTCAAGCTTGCAAGCTTGGGTTCAGCCCTGTGAATAAGATAACATACCCAATGACAACTCAAGTAATTGTTGGTGATGGCCAGTATTTGTCATTCTATCAGTATCAGTTAAACACAAATGTTCTTGATCCCCTTTTACTAGAAGAAAATGACCCTAAAAATATTTGCTGGTCTACACCAATGCATCGTCTTTATGAATGTGTTGAAAACGGCAGGATTAAAGGTCTGGATGAAAATGTTCTCCTTATGTTAGTGAACGCATTTAGAGTCAAGTCTGTTCAGGCTCATCAGGAGCTTAGTCCGTACTTCGGTGATGTTAAGTATATTTCTGATCTTCCAGATGATGAAAAGAGGAAATCAATTTTAAGTGATTTTAAGGAGATGTATTCGAATCGACCGCAGCACCGTAGGAAAAGACCAGAGATCTATGATTGGGAAAGGATTTACAAGATATACTTCGAAACAAGGCCACAAGACGCCAGGCGGAAATGGTGGGCTAAAGATGAAAGGATATCTCACCAGCGTTATGACATCATTCGTCCAAGATACGTACCTAGAGACATGAGAGATCCACCAAAGAGATCTCGTAGAGGAAAAGGTGTCGTCAAAGTCATtgatgaataa